From the Nodularia sp. NIES-3585 genome, one window contains:
- a CDS encoding cobalamin-binding protein encodes MANDSVRIVSLIPGGTEILAALGLTNEIVGRSHECDYPPEIHNRPICTQARLDSHDPSRKIHDDVNNLLQSALSIYQIKTDILEKLQPTHIITQDQCDVCAVSLADVEKAVASMIHTSPQIVSLKPNLLEDVWQDIERVGNIFGVDSVHILENLEARVTICQRKLQGLSLTELPTVACIEWTDPLMTAANWIPELVNLAGGQSLFSVTGQPSTCVPWETLLKCNPSIIIFMPCGFDLNRTRQEAKLLTQRTDWQKLHASQSGRVYITDGNAFFNRPGPRLADSLEILAEILHPEIFDYGYKGTGWDAI; translated from the coding sequence ATGGCAAACGACAGTGTCAGGATTGTTTCTCTGATTCCTGGTGGAACAGAAATTTTAGCAGCACTGGGATTGACTAATGAAATTGTAGGGCGATCGCATGAATGTGACTACCCTCCAGAAATCCATAATCGCCCCATTTGTACCCAAGCACGTTTGGACTCTCATGACCCTAGCCGCAAAATTCATGATGATGTCAACAATTTATTACAATCTGCTTTAAGTATTTATCAAATCAAAACAGATATTTTAGAGAAATTACAGCCCACCCACATTATTACCCAAGATCAGTGTGATGTCTGTGCAGTCAGCCTTGCAGATGTAGAAAAAGCTGTTGCTAGTATGATCCACACCTCACCTCAAATTGTTTCTCTAAAGCCAAATCTTCTGGAAGATGTTTGGCAAGATATTGAGCGCGTAGGTAATATATTTGGCGTAGACTCAGTTCACATTTTAGAAAATTTAGAGGCTCGCGTCACAATTTGTCAGCGAAAACTCCAAGGGCTTTCTTTAACAGAATTACCCACAGTTGCTTGTATTGAGTGGACAGATCCTTTAATGACGGCTGCGAATTGGATTCCTGAACTGGTTAACTTAGCTGGAGGTCAGTCACTGTTTAGTGTTACAGGTCAGCCTTCTACTTGTGTGCCGTGGGAAACACTGTTAAAGTGCAATCCGAGTATCATCATTTTTATGCCCTGTGGGTTTGATTTAAATCGGACTCGTCAAGAAGCCAAGTTATTGACTCAACGTACAGATTGGCAAAAACTTCATGCTAGCCAGAGTGGCAGAGTTTATATTACTGATGGTAATGCCTTCTTCAATCGTCCTGGACCACGACTTGCAGATTCTCTAGAAATTTTGGCAGAAATTTTGCACCCGGAAATTTTTGATTATGGCTATAAGGGAACAGGCTGGGATGCTATTTGA
- a CDS encoding bifunctional (p)ppGpp synthetase/guanosine-3',5'-bis(diphosphate) 3'-pyrophosphohydrolase, whose product MSSILINSTTDLALPEWLIKCLRESSAYRSEAEEDRKYSDAVLIGKAFEFAYQLHEGQYRKSGELYISHPVAVAGLLRDLGGSPAMIAAGFLHDVVEDTDITCDDIEKHFGPEVRQLVEGVTKLSKINFTSKTESQAENFRRMFLAMAQDIRVIVVKLADRLHNMRTLQYMSDSSRRRSAQETKDIFAPLANRLGMWRIKWELEDLSFKYLEPDAFRQIQEHVSEKRAAREEKLAKTTDMLRARLQQAGIHCHDISGRPKHLYSIYQKMQRQQKEFHEIYDLAALRIIVQTNEECYRALAVVHDAFRPIPSRFKDYIGLPKPNHYQSLHTGVIGLSGRPLEIQIRTVEMHHVAEYGIAAHWKYKETGGSTAQLTTADEKFTWLRHLLEWQSDLKDAQEYLDSVKDNLFEDDVYVFTPKGDVIPLSPGATCIDFAYHIHTEVGNHCAGARVNGRMVPLSTRLQNGAIVEILTQKNSHPSLDWLNFARSSAAKYRIKQWYKRSRRDENVARGRELLEKELGKTGFDNLLKSEAMQTVAEKCNYHSVEDLLANLGYGEITLNLVLNRWREVAKGQQPANVIPLFPSKELPTTSKTVRDAPPPSTRPCDSPIIGVEGLVYHLAGCCTPIAGEPIIGVVTRGRGITIHRQGCNNLESVEYERLVPVSWNSATENISRPYTYPVNVQIEALDRVGVLKDILSRLSDQGINVRHAQVNTSIGQPALIDLGIDIRDRLQLEQVFTQIKKMSDILNIRRLGQIDE is encoded by the coding sequence ATGAGCAGCATACTTATAAATTCCACAACCGATCTCGCCCTTCCGGAATGGCTGATCAAATGTTTACGAGAGTCGTCAGCATATCGGAGCGAAGCAGAAGAAGACCGAAAATATAGCGATGCAGTGTTAATTGGCAAAGCATTTGAATTTGCTTATCAACTGCATGAGGGACAGTACCGCAAATCAGGAGAACTGTATATTAGCCATCCCGTTGCCGTGGCTGGATTACTACGAGATTTGGGGGGCAGTCCTGCTATGATAGCAGCTGGATTTCTTCATGATGTAGTTGAAGATACAGATATCACCTGCGACGATATCGAAAAACACTTTGGCCCAGAAGTTCGGCAATTGGTGGAAGGTGTCACCAAGCTGTCTAAAATAAATTTCACTAGCAAAACCGAAAGCCAAGCGGAAAACTTCCGGCGGATGTTTTTGGCTATGGCGCAAGATATTCGGGTAATTGTGGTGAAACTGGCAGACCGTTTGCATAATATGCGAACTTTACAGTATATGTCCGATTCCAGCCGTCGTCGCAGCGCCCAAGAAACCAAAGATATTTTTGCCCCCTTAGCAAATCGCTTGGGAATGTGGCGGATAAAATGGGAACTGGAAGATTTGTCTTTCAAATACCTCGAACCAGATGCTTTTCGGCAAATACAGGAACACGTTTCCGAAAAACGGGCGGCACGGGAAGAGAAACTGGCGAAAACTACAGATATGTTGCGGGCGCGTTTGCAACAAGCTGGCATTCACTGTCATGATATCAGTGGTCGTCCCAAGCACCTTTATAGCATTTATCAAAAAATGCAAAGGCAGCAAAAAGAATTTCATGAAATTTACGATTTGGCAGCCCTGCGGATTATTGTCCAGACTAATGAAGAATGCTATCGGGCTTTGGCAGTAGTTCATGATGCTTTTCGCCCAATTCCTTCTAGATTTAAGGATTATATTGGATTGCCCAAGCCTAACCATTACCAGTCTTTGCATACTGGCGTGATTGGACTGAGTGGCCGTCCTTTGGAGATTCAAATTCGCACTGTAGAAATGCATCATGTCGCTGAATATGGGATTGCAGCCCATTGGAAGTATAAAGAAACAGGTGGTTCTACTGCTCAATTGACAACCGCAGATGAAAAGTTTACTTGGTTAAGACATCTGCTGGAATGGCAAAGTGATCTCAAGGATGCTCAAGAATATCTAGATAGTGTCAAAGACAATCTATTTGAAGATGATGTCTATGTCTTCACCCCTAAGGGGGATGTTATACCCTTAAGCCCCGGTGCAACGTGCATAGATTTTGCTTATCATATTCATACAGAAGTCGGCAACCACTGTGCAGGGGCGCGGGTGAATGGTCGCATGGTACCTTTGTCAACGCGGTTACAAAATGGAGCGATTGTCGAAATTCTGACCCAAAAGAACAGCCATCCCAGTTTGGATTGGTTGAACTTTGCCAGGAGTTCCGCTGCCAAGTATCGGATTAAACAATGGTACAAGCGATCGCGCCGGGATGAAAATGTGGCTCGTGGACGAGAACTATTAGAAAAAGAATTGGGTAAAACAGGTTTTGATAACTTGCTAAAATCCGAAGCCATGCAGACTGTCGCTGAAAAGTGTAATTACCACAGCGTAGAAGATTTACTCGCGAATTTGGGCTACGGTGAAATTACTCTCAACCTCGTACTAAATCGGTGGCGAGAAGTAGCTAAAGGACAACAACCTGCCAACGTTATTCCTTTATTTCCCAGTAAAGAACTACCAACGACATCAAAAACTGTCCGCGATGCCCCTCCCCCCAGCACACGTCCTTGTGATTCCCCCATTATTGGTGTAGAAGGATTGGTGTATCACTTAGCTGGGTGTTGTACCCCAATAGCAGGTGAACCGATTATCGGTGTGGTAACGCGGGGTAGAGGAATTACAATCCATCGCCAAGGGTGCAATAATTTAGAGAGCGTTGAGTATGAGCGCTTAGTACCCGTTAGCTGGAACTCAGCCACCGAAAATATCAGCCGCCCCTATACTTACCCAGTGAATGTGCAAATCGAAGCCCTTGACCGTGTGGGAGTATTAAAGGATATTTTATCCCGGTTGAGTGACCAGGGAATCAATGTGCGTCATGCACAGGTGAACACTTCCATTGGTCAACCAGCGTTGATTGATTTAGGAATAGATATACGCGATCGCTTGCAATTAGAGCAAGTATTTACTCAAATTAAGAAAATGAGCGATATTCTAAATATTCGTCGCCTTGGTCAAATTGACGAATAG
- a CDS encoding Rpn family recombination-promoting nuclease/putative transposase, with the protein MKTDAIFYEIFKEFPNIFFEIIGKPDTNTNIYEFTAPEIKQKSFRLDGLFSPLEAFPNQPLYFVEIQFYKDEEFYDRLFTSIFLYFTQYQPPNPDWLAIVIYDKRSNERSYPARYRSLLSPHLRRFYLDELEDLPANSLGLGIIRLVVESENKVEELAKTLIDKAREELADTLIQRKVIEFIETIVVYKFPNLTREEIETMLNLNLLKETRVYQEAKEEGEQQGEQKGELKAKLKILPKLVQRGLSIQEIAELLELDTETIRKALGDNS; encoded by the coding sequence ATGAAAACAGATGCGATTTTCTACGAAATATTTAAAGAATTTCCGAATATTTTCTTTGAAATTATTGGTAAGCCTGATACTAACACCAACATCTATGAGTTTACCGCACCAGAAATTAAACAAAAAAGCTTTCGATTAGATGGGTTGTTTTCTCCCCTGGAAGCATTTCCTAATCAACCCCTGTATTTTGTTGAGATCCAGTTTTACAAAGATGAGGAATTTTATGATCGACTGTTTACGAGTATTTTCCTTTATTTCACCCAATATCAACCACCTAACCCTGACTGGTTGGCAATAGTTATCTATGACAAACGCAGTAATGAACGTAGTTATCCCGCACGTTATCGTTCACTGTTGTCACCGCATCTGCGTCGGTTTTACCTAGACGAACTTGAAGATTTACCAGCTAATTCTTTGGGATTAGGAATTATCCGCTTAGTTGTAGAGAGTGAAAACAAAGTTGAAGAACTGGCCAAAACTCTGATTGACAAAGCCAGGGAGGAATTGGCAGATACTCTCATCCAAAGAAAAGTTATAGAATTTATAGAGACAATCGTTGTCTACAAGTTTCCTAATTTAACCCGCGAGGAAATAGAAACCATGCTGAATTTAAACTTGCTGAAAGAAACTAGAGTTTATCAAGAAGCAAAAGAAGAAGGTGAGCAACAAGGTGAGCAAAAAGGCGAACTAAAAGCCAAATTAAAGATTTTGCCCAAGCTTGTACAACGAGGACTTAGCATTCAGGAGATAGCAGAATTATTAGAATTAGATACTGAAACAATCAGAAAGGCTTTAGGAGACAATTCGTAA
- a CDS encoding GNAT family N-acetyltransferase: MTIRHANETDLPAIVAIYNASIPSRKATADLEPVSVQSRLAWFQGRSPLQRPVWVIEVEGIVVGWLSFKSFYGRPAYDSTAEISIYISPSVHRCGLGGQLLAQAISESANLHIKTLLGFIFAHNQPSLNLFARFGFQQWGYLPQVAELDGVERDLIIMGLRI, encoded by the coding sequence ATGACCATCCGCCATGCGAATGAAACTGATTTACCTGCAATAGTGGCAATTTATAACGCCTCAATTCCCAGCCGCAAAGCAACAGCTGATTTAGAACCAGTTTCTGTACAAAGTCGCCTTGCTTGGTTTCAAGGGCGATCGCCTTTACAAAGACCAGTGTGGGTGATAGAAGTAGAAGGTATAGTCGTGGGTTGGCTGAGTTTTAAATCATTTTATGGGCGGCCAGCTTATGATTCTACTGCCGAAATTAGTATTTATATTTCCCCATCTGTTCATCGATGTGGTTTAGGAGGTCAACTCCTCGCCCAAGCAATTAGCGAAAGTGCCAATTTACACATAAAAACGCTTTTGGGCTTTATTTTTGCTCACAATCAGCCCAGTTTAAACCTGTTTGCCAGATTCGGGTTTCAACAATGGGGATATTTGCCGCAAGTTGCAGAACTTGACGGCGTGGAACGGGATTTAATCATTATGGGACTGCGAATCTAG
- a CDS encoding hemolysin family protein, producing the protein MLQLVIIVFVVILGSALCSSTETALFSVSPLRVRQLAQSNNPSAVALLAIRENMNRPIATIVIMNNIFNIVGSIITGSIASQVLGDTWLGIFSGMFTFLIIIFAEIIPKTIGERYSEQIAMLAALPVTGLSLVFTPLVWIIENLTARFFKTKKRPTTNEAEIKLLANIGQQEGIIESDEAEMIQRVFRLNDVTAADLMTPRIMLTYIRGHLTLEEAKKDIIASQHTRIIVVDEFIDQVIGFALKQNLLTTMVEGNNQEKIANLARKVNFVPEIIRADKLMKNFIAAREHLAVVVDEYGGVAGVVTLEDVLEVITGEIVDETDRTVDLQEIARKKREKMLQSINVGNTP; encoded by the coding sequence ATGTTACAGCTTGTAATAATTGTGTTTGTTGTTATTTTAGGTTCAGCGCTTTGTTCTAGTACAGAAACAGCGCTGTTTTCTGTTTCTCCTCTGAGAGTTAGACAATTAGCACAATCAAATAACCCTTCAGCTGTTGCACTGTTGGCGATTCGGGAAAATATGAATCGACCGATTGCAACGATTGTCATAATGAACAATATTTTTAATATTGTTGGCAGTATTATTACTGGTAGCATTGCTAGTCAAGTGCTAGGAGATACTTGGCTGGGCATATTTTCAGGAATGTTTACCTTCTTGATTATCATCTTTGCTGAAATTATTCCTAAGACAATTGGAGAGCGCTATTCTGAACAAATAGCCATGCTGGCGGCTTTACCTGTAACTGGACTTTCGCTAGTTTTCACACCCTTAGTTTGGATTATAGAAAATTTGACTGCACGCTTTTTTAAAACCAAAAAACGACCAACCACAAATGAGGCTGAAATTAAGCTGCTGGCGAATATTGGTCAACAAGAAGGGATTATTGAAAGCGATGAAGCCGAAATGATTCAACGGGTGTTTAGATTAAATGATGTGACAGCCGCGGATTTGATGACACCGCGAATTATGTTGACATATATCCGCGGTCATCTGACTCTTGAGGAAGCAAAAAAAGATATTATTGCTTCTCAACATACCCGGATTATTGTAGTTGATGAGTTTATTGATCAAGTAATTGGATTTGCTTTAAAACAGAATTTACTCACAACGATGGTTGAAGGCAATAACCAGGAAAAAATTGCTAATTTAGCTCGAAAAGTTAACTTCGTTCCTGAAATAATTCGCGCAGATAAACTGATGAAAAATTTCATAGCAGCGCGTGAACATTTGGCTGTGGTGGTTGATGAATATGGAGGTGTGGCTGGTGTTGTCACTTTGGAAGATGTGCTGGAAGTGATAACTGGTGAAATTGTAGATGAGACTGATAGAACTGTTGATTTACAGGAAATTGCCAGGAAAAAGCGAGAAAAAATGTTGCAGTCTATTAATGTTGGTAATACTCCTTAA
- the patD gene encoding heterocyst frequency control protein PatD, which translates to MSLNLEKYQTLATLLEEVRSDTMGNQVNAPELRKGVSLLQQVFRQQIVPLAAGSSRVQSYRTEMSKQLRLLEIDVMFFQGSRQASTAEERLKTIGDRLTTLIQYCEAILQPEPEEEK; encoded by the coding sequence ATGTCTCTAAATCTTGAGAAATATCAGACACTAGCAACTTTGCTAGAGGAAGTACGCTCTGATACCATGGGTAACCAGGTCAATGCACCTGAACTGCGAAAGGGTGTATCTTTGTTGCAGCAAGTGTTTCGACAGCAGATTGTTCCGTTGGCTGCTGGAAGTTCGCGAGTCCAGTCCTATCGGACGGAGATGAGTAAGCAGTTGCGCTTGTTGGAAATTGATGTCATGTTTTTCCAAGGATCGCGGCAAGCATCTACTGCCGAAGAGAGGCTGAAGACCATAGGCGATCGCCTGACTACTCTTATTCAATACTGTGAAGCTATTCTCCAGCCAGAACCGGAGGAGGAAAAATAA
- a CDS encoding IS5 family transposase translates to MNYKSIQQLKPRAFKRRFGVRRKTFKKMVKILKEFQSINKKNQSGSKPLLMIEEQILVTLEYWREYRTYFHIATSWGVSESTICRIVHRIESELMQSGMFRLPGKKALFQGGLSQPEVVVMDVTETPIERPKRKQQEFYSGKKKHHTLKSQLIINQETGEIICTFFGKGRCHDFALFKASGVHFHPEIQGFHDSGYQGINQYHSNSYTPKKKPKKRELSTLEKDYNRVLAKARIGIEHVNRRLKIFKIFGDTYRNRRRRYGLRCNLLAAIYNYELNLAVPKCQPSNIT, encoded by the coding sequence ATGAACTATAAATCCATCCAACAACTAAAACCAAGAGCATTTAAACGCCGCTTTGGAGTGAGAAGAAAGACTTTTAAGAAAATGGTTAAAATTCTAAAAGAATTTCAAAGTATTAACAAAAAGAACCAAAGTGGCTCGAAACCTCTACTTATGATTGAGGAACAAATTTTAGTTACGTTAGAATATTGGCGAGAGTACCGAACTTATTTTCATATTGCAACAAGTTGGGGAGTATCAGAATCAACTATTTGTCGCATTGTTCATCGTATAGAATCAGAACTGATGCAGTCAGGAATGTTTAGGTTACCCGGGAAAAAAGCCTTGTTCCAAGGTGGTTTGAGCCAACCTGAAGTAGTGGTAATGGATGTAACTGAAACGCCTATTGAACGTCCAAAAAGAAAACAACAGGAATTTTATTCAGGAAAGAAAAAACATCATACACTCAAAAGCCAATTGATTATTAATCAAGAAACAGGAGAAATTATTTGTACTTTTTTTGGTAAAGGGCGCTGCCATGATTTTGCCTTATTCAAAGCTAGTGGAGTTCATTTTCATCCGGAAATACAAGGTTTCCACGATAGTGGTTATCAAGGAATTAACCAATATCATAGTAACAGTTACACTCCTAAGAAAAAGCCTAAAAAGCGAGAACTTTCAACCTTAGAAAAAGACTATAATCGGGTTTTAGCAAAGGCAAGAATTGGCATTGAACACGTCAATCGCCGCCTGAAAATTTTTAAGATTTTTGGTGATACATATCGTAATCGCCGTCGTCGTTATGGTCTGCGTTGTAACTTACTAGCAGCAATTTATAACTATGAGTTAAATTTAGCAGTTCCAAAATGCCAACCCTCAAATATAACATAA
- a CDS encoding ABC transporter ATP-binding protein — MSEALFSIENLRVAYPQRQEEAVSWAIDDVSLTLQPGERMGLVGESGCGKSTLGRAAMRLLPPSSRVEGRVTFQGESVFDLMPGQMRKFRGEAIALIFQDPMTRLDPLMTIGKHCIETLQAHSPKLSTREAKEIAIATLAKVKIPASRWYQYPHEFSGGMRQRVAIALALLLNPKLIVADEPTTSLDVTVSAQILQELTRLCSEENMALLLISHDLAMVGEYCDRIGVMYQGKMVEMGATETVLRQPQHEYTRSLLKAALHIQAVDEGIRAETSQSPILRITELQQHYTIEPNFIERLWKKQGETIKAVDGINLELYQGEIFGLVGESGCGKSTLSRTILQLIRPTAGKVEFLGQELTTLSPQAIRTSRRQMQMIFQDPHACLNPVMTVGESIADPLFIHNLANANKAKSQVLWMLEKVGLTPPELFYQRYPADLSGGQQQRVAIARALITRPKLLICDEPVSMLDASVQSQVLDLMLELKVEFELTYLFITHDLWLARFLCDRIAVMHSGQIVELGTTKQIFSNPQHSYTKTLLAAAPLLARA, encoded by the coding sequence ATGAGTGAAGCTTTATTTTCTATAGAAAATCTGCGTGTTGCTTATCCTCAGCGTCAAGAGGAAGCGGTAAGTTGGGCAATTGATGATGTATCTTTGACTTTGCAACCTGGGGAAAGAATGGGTTTGGTGGGTGAGTCAGGTTGTGGTAAATCAACTCTAGGAAGGGCTGCAATGCGCTTGTTACCTCCCTCTAGTCGCGTTGAGGGGCGGGTGACATTTCAGGGTGAATCGGTGTTTGATTTGATGCCTGGGCAGATGCGGAAATTTCGGGGAGAGGCGATCGCCTTAATTTTTCAAGATCCCATGACACGGCTTGATCCGTTGATGACAATAGGTAAGCACTGCATTGAAACTCTTCAAGCCCATTCACCAAAATTATCCACCAGGGAAGCGAAGGAAATAGCGATCGCCACTTTGGCAAAAGTGAAGATTCCGGCGAGTCGTTGGTATCAGTACCCCCATGAGTTTAGCGGTGGAATGCGCCAACGGGTAGCGATCGCTTTGGCTTTACTTCTCAACCCGAAGTTAATTGTCGCTGATGAACCCACAACCAGTTTAGATGTCACCGTCTCAGCGCAGATTTTACAAGAATTAACCCGCCTATGTAGTGAAGAAAATATGGCGCTGTTGTTGATTTCTCACGATTTGGCCATGGTGGGCGAATATTGCGATCGCATCGGTGTGATGTATCAGGGCAAAATGGTAGAAATGGGTGCTACTGAAACTGTATTGAGACAACCTCAACATGAATACACGCGATCGCTATTAAAAGCAGCTTTGCATATTCAAGCAGTGGATGAAGGAATTAGGGCAGAAACTTCGCAATCACCAATATTGCGGATCACAGAACTACAGCAGCACTACACCATAGAACCGAATTTTATTGAAAGACTATGGAAGAAACAAGGGGAAACAATCAAAGCCGTAGATGGGATTAACCTAGAACTGTATCAAGGGGAGATTTTCGGATTAGTTGGGGAATCAGGTTGCGGTAAAAGTACGTTGTCCAGGACAATATTGCAACTGATTCGTCCTACTGCTGGAAAAGTTGAATTTTTGGGACAGGAGTTAACGACTTTATCGCCCCAAGCAATTCGCACTTCCCGGCGACAAATGCAAATGATTTTTCAAGATCCTCATGCTTGTCTGAATCCGGTGATGACAGTGGGAGAAAGCATTGCTGATCCGTTATTTATCCACAATCTAGCTAATGCAAACAAGGCAAAATCACAAGTTTTGTGGATGCTGGAAAAGGTGGGATTAACACCGCCAGAACTTTTTTATCAGCGTTATCCAGCGGATTTATCTGGGGGACAGCAGCAACGAGTCGCGATCGCCCGTGCTTTGATTACTCGTCCTAAACTGTTAATCTGTGATGAACCAGTGAGTATGTTAGATGCCAGTGTCCAGTCACAAGTCCTGGATTTAATGTTAGAATTAAAAGTAGAATTTGAATTAACTTACTTGTTTATTACTCATGATTTGTGGTTAGCGCGGTTTTTGTGCGATCGCATTGCCGTAATGCATAGTGGTCAAATTGTAGAACTGGGTACTACAAAGCAGATTTTTAGCAATCCTCAACACTCTTACACTAAAACTTTACTAGCAGCCGCACCCTTGTTGGCGCGTGCTTAG
- a CDS encoding FtsW/RodA/SpoVE family cell cycle protein: MNLRRLIPFFDDSVSSWALEARLLRWLTLIWLFVGLIMLFSASYPVAESHYGDGLYYIKRQLAWVFFAFICFNIIVNLPLRKMLGNTHWFLALCLLLIFGTLIPGVGKKAFDAARWIALGPITLQPSELIKPFLVLQSARLFGQWERLSWSVRLSWLAIFCLVLLGILAQPNLSTTALCGMTIWLIALAAGLPYKYLGGTAFGGLMLALMSISLKEYQRRRVMSFLNPWADPRGDGYQLVQSLLAVGSGETWGVGFGLSQQKLFYLPIQDTDFIFAVFAEEFGFAGSIVMLIILALFTTLGLIVALKAKNTVNQLVAIGVTIVIVGQSLLHIGVSTGALPTTGLPLPMFSYGGNSMISSLVSIALLIRVARESSEAEVVPLRKPQSQNFRQRRILQKK, encoded by the coding sequence GTGAATCTACGTCGCCTGATTCCATTTTTTGATGATTCCGTCTCCTCTTGGGCTTTAGAGGCGCGGTTGTTGCGCTGGTTAACATTGATTTGGCTGTTTGTCGGATTAATTATGTTGTTTTCAGCATCCTATCCCGTGGCTGAATCGCATTATGGAGATGGACTGTACTACATTAAGCGCCAACTGGCTTGGGTCTTCTTTGCCTTCATTTGCTTCAACATAATTGTGAATCTTCCCTTACGGAAAATGTTGGGGAATACTCATTGGTTTTTAGCGCTATGTTTGCTGTTAATTTTCGGCACATTGATACCAGGAGTGGGTAAAAAAGCTTTTGATGCAGCGCGTTGGATAGCCCTGGGACCAATAACCCTGCAACCTTCAGAATTAATTAAACCCTTTTTGGTGCTGCAAAGTGCGCGACTGTTTGGACAGTGGGAACGGTTGAGTTGGTCAGTTCGCTTAAGTTGGTTAGCTATTTTTTGTCTAGTACTTTTAGGAATTTTGGCACAGCCTAACTTAAGTACAACTGCACTCTGCGGTATGACGATTTGGCTAATTGCCTTAGCTGCTGGATTACCTTACAAATATTTAGGAGGAACAGCATTTGGTGGGCTAATGTTAGCGCTAATGAGTATTAGCCTGAAAGAGTATCAGCGCAGGCGTGTAATGTCATTCCTCAATCCTTGGGCTGACCCTAGAGGTGATGGCTACCAACTAGTACAAAGTTTGCTAGCAGTAGGTTCTGGTGAAACTTGGGGGGTTGGGTTTGGGCTTTCCCAACAAAAGCTGTTTTATTTACCAATTCAGGATACCGATTTTATTTTTGCCGTGTTTGCTGAAGAATTTGGCTTTGCTGGCAGTATCGTTATGTTGATAATCTTAGCTTTATTCACCACACTAGGATTAATCGTGGCATTAAAGGCCAAGAATACTGTAAATCAACTAGTAGCCATCGGTGTCACAATTGTGATTGTAGGACAATCATTGCTACATATTGGCGTTTCCACAGGGGCGCTACCCACCACAGGCTTACCCCTACCCATGTTTAGTTATGGTGGTAATTCCATGATTTCCAGCTTAGTGAGTATAGCTTTGCTGATTCGCGTCGCCCGCGAGAGTAGTGAAGCCGAGGTAGTACCATTGCGAAAACCCCAGTCTCAAAACTTTCGTCAGCGCCGGATTTTGCAGAAAAAGTAA
- a CDS encoding trans-aconitate 2-methyltransferase, protein MQQIFPGEVFANTADFDHGIRQLLPRYDEMLEVITRCLSSTTRRILELGCGTGELTLKIFQRFPDAEIISLDYSPRMLQCAGNKITSAGYQQRWTGIQADFGEWANNPENLAIGSGFDACVSSLAIHHLDDPMKLKLFQRISASLSQGGYFGNADPTLPESSVLAEVYQSAREEWAAQQGTNLGAVRAKLGSSSQQGYSSQDQLATLDTQLQMLVKSGFKTVAVPWKYYDLAVFSAWT, encoded by the coding sequence ATGCAACAAATATTTCCTGGAGAAGTATTCGCGAACACTGCGGATTTTGATCATGGCATTCGCCAACTTTTACCCCGATATGATGAAATGTTGGAGGTAATTACCCGGTGCCTATCCAGCACAACCCGCCGCATTTTAGAACTAGGCTGTGGTACAGGGGAACTGACTCTGAAAATTTTCCAACGCTTTCCCGATGCCGAAATCATTTCTCTAGATTACTCACCGCGAATGTTACAGTGTGCCGGCAATAAAATCACATCTGCTGGATATCAACAACGGTGGACTGGTATACAAGCAGACTTTGGTGAATGGGCAAACAATCCCGAAAATTTGGCTATTGGTAGCGGATTTGATGCCTGTGTCTCATCTTTGGCAATTCACCATCTTGATGATCCGATGAAGCTGAAGTTATTTCAACGAATTAGTGCAAGTCTTAGCCAAGGCGGTTATTTTGGCAATGCAGACCCGACATTACCAGAATCATCTGTCTTAGCAGAAGTTTACCAGTCGGCACGAGAAGAATGGGCAGCCCAACAGGGAACTAATTTGGGTGCGGTGCGGGCTAAACTTGGTAGTAGTAGTCAGCAAGGATACTCTAGCCAAGACCAACTCGCTACCTTAGATACCCAATTGCAAATGCTGGTTAAATCTGGGTTTAAGACAGTCGCCGTACCTTGGAAATATTACGATTTAGCTGTTTTTAGTGCTTGGACGTAG